In a single window of the Aquarana catesbeiana isolate 2022-GZ linkage group LG13, ASM4218655v1, whole genome shotgun sequence genome:
- the LG13H14orf132 gene encoding uncharacterized protein C14orf132 homolog isoform X2: protein MDLSFMAAQLPVMGGAFMDSPNEEFGTEYSIFNSSANVHAASIIAQSPPEEPARSSNDAILLWIAIIATIGNIVVVGVVYAFTF, encoded by the coding sequence CTCCCCGTCATGGGAGGGGCCTTTATGGATTCACCCAATGAGGAATTCGGAACAGAGTATTCCATATTCAACTCTTCCGCCAACGTCCACGCGGCCTCCATCATCGCCCAGAGCCCCCCCGAAGAACCCGCCCGCTCCTCCAACGACGCCATCTTGCTATGGATTGCCATCATCGCCACCATCGGGAACATTGTTGTGGTCGGCGTTGTCTACGCCTTCACTTTCTAA